A single region of the Solwaraspora sp. WMMD791 genome encodes:
- a CDS encoding SGNH/GDSL hydrolase family protein, producing MTLNRARHLRRTLTLSVSAALLITIAAAPATANAAGTTGVTSAADDRQYVALGDSYSSGVGAPPYHDGDCKQSTHSYAAQYAAAHPAMSFGFAACSGATTDDVIAHQLGFLGPDTKLVTITVGGDNLGFTSTLETCIEALHDSTCKAAIDKALAYVATTLPGKLKQVYGDILAAAPNAKLVVLGYAQLFAPSFCLEAPLDATRRGWINDAAVQLNKAIEAIAKTYGVFAPVDDLFTSHRVCSETPWLNGVTKLKDAFHPNLDGYTGGYLKALDAAVRSVGGRDRLADAGAPASRPQRR from the coding sequence GTGACTCTGAACCGTGCCAGACATCTCCGCCGCACCCTGACCCTGTCCGTCTCGGCCGCACTGCTGATCACCATCGCCGCAGCGCCCGCCACCGCCAACGCAGCCGGCACGACCGGTGTCACGTCCGCCGCCGACGACCGGCAGTACGTCGCGCTCGGTGACTCGTACTCGTCGGGGGTCGGTGCCCCGCCGTACCACGACGGCGACTGCAAGCAGAGCACCCACTCGTACGCCGCCCAGTACGCCGCCGCACATCCGGCGATGTCGTTCGGCTTCGCGGCCTGCAGCGGCGCGACCACCGACGATGTGATCGCCCACCAGCTGGGCTTCCTCGGGCCGGACACGAAGCTGGTGACGATCACCGTCGGCGGCGACAACCTCGGCTTCACCTCCACCTTGGAGACCTGCATCGAGGCGTTGCACGACAGCACCTGCAAAGCCGCCATCGACAAGGCCCTCGCGTACGTCGCGACGACGCTGCCGGGCAAGCTGAAGCAGGTGTACGGCGACATCCTCGCCGCCGCCCCGAACGCCAAGCTGGTGGTGCTCGGCTACGCCCAGCTGTTCGCCCCGTCGTTCTGCCTCGAAGCGCCGCTGGATGCGACCCGACGGGGCTGGATCAACGACGCGGCGGTGCAGCTCAACAAGGCCATCGAGGCCATCGCGAAGACGTACGGCGTGTTCGCCCCGGTGGACGACCTGTTCACGTCCCACCGGGTCTGCAGTGAAACCCCGTGGCTCAACGGCGTCACCAAGCTGAAGGACGCGTTCCACCCGAACCTGGACGGCTATACCGGCGGCTATCTGAAGGCGCTCGACGCGGCCGTCAGGTCGGTTGGTGGACGGGACCGACTCGCCGACGCCGGTGCGCCAGCATCTCGACCGCAGCGAAGGTGA
- a CDS encoding aminotransferase class I/II-fold pyridoxal phosphate-dependent enzyme, with protein MTTARQGPWVPLDRARQRTSIKWRMYPPDVLPVWVAEMDVDPAGPIVEAIDAAVRAGDLGYATGAGYAEAVAGFAATRWGWDGLHPARTAIVPDVMLGAVEMLKLVTGPGDTVVVNPPVYPPFYGFLRNLDRPVREAPLGPDGRLDLDVLAEAFTAARAGGRRAAYLLCSPHNPTGTVHTADELTAVADLAARHGVRVVVDEIHAPMTASGVTFVPYLSVPGADDGLTLISGSKGWNLAGLKAALAVAGPAAATDLARLPQEVGHGVNHLGVIAHTAAFRDGGDWLDTVRAAVDANRRLLADLLTAHLPQVRYAPGQATFLAWLDCRGLGLGVDPAAVFLDRGRVALSSGVDFGAGGAGHARFNLAAAPDTIAEAVRRMAAAVG; from the coding sequence GTGACGACAGCGCGGCAGGGGCCCTGGGTGCCGCTGGACCGGGCCCGGCAGCGGACCAGCATCAAGTGGCGGATGTATCCGCCGGACGTGCTGCCGGTGTGGGTGGCGGAGATGGACGTCGACCCGGCCGGGCCGATCGTCGAGGCGATCGACGCCGCGGTCCGCGCCGGTGACCTCGGGTACGCCACCGGGGCCGGCTACGCCGAGGCGGTCGCCGGGTTCGCGGCGACCCGCTGGGGCTGGGACGGCCTGCACCCGGCGCGCACGGCGATCGTGCCGGACGTGATGCTCGGCGCGGTCGAGATGCTGAAGCTGGTGACCGGGCCGGGCGACACCGTCGTGGTCAACCCGCCGGTGTACCCGCCGTTCTACGGGTTCCTGCGCAACCTCGACCGGCCGGTGCGGGAGGCTCCGCTCGGGCCGGACGGTCGGCTCGACCTCGACGTGCTGGCCGAGGCGTTCACCGCCGCCCGTGCGGGCGGCCGCCGGGCGGCGTACCTGCTGTGCAGCCCGCACAACCCGACCGGCACGGTACACACCGCCGACGAGCTGACGGCCGTCGCCGACCTGGCCGCCCGGCACGGGGTGCGGGTGGTGGTCGACGAGATCCACGCGCCGATGACCGCCTCCGGCGTGACGTTCGTGCCGTACCTGTCGGTGCCCGGCGCCGACGACGGCCTGACGCTGATCTCCGGTTCGAAGGGCTGGAACCTCGCCGGGCTCAAGGCCGCCCTCGCGGTCGCCGGGCCGGCCGCCGCCACCGACCTGGCCCGGCTGCCGCAGGAGGTCGGCCACGGGGTCAACCACCTCGGGGTGATCGCCCACACGGCGGCGTTCCGCGACGGCGGCGACTGGCTGGACACCGTACGGGCGGCGGTGGACGCCAACCGGCGGCTGCTCGCCGACCTGCTGACGGCCCACCTGCCGCAGGTGCGGTACGCCCCGGGTCAGGCGACGTTCCTGGCCTGGCTGGACTGTCGTGGCCTCGGGCTCGGCGTCGACCCGGCGGCGGTGTTCCTCGACCGGGGGCGGGTGGCGCTCAGCTCCGGCGTGGACTTTGGTGCCGGCGGTGCCGGGCACGCCCGGTTCAACCTGGCCGCCGCCCCCGACACGATCGCCGAGGCGGTACGCCGGATGGCGGCGGCCGTCGGCTGA
- a CDS encoding low temperature requirement protein A, with the protein MTDGGPAPPELRRRRFLVVRPEGTAGDVSWMELFIDLFFVFAFLRVTSLMASQLHWLGVVEGLLVVLMLWHCWNSCAWLGNVVYLDKGLMPLVVFGIATTLLIMGVAIPGTFTAESGGVIEPLIVAAGYLSIIYTVLVVLSFLHWSQGPAGRRPVIASWLTYLPAGLILACAVWLPPRLDLPIDDRYVRTALFALVIVINFSALRVVSSGNAQVVSGRHLAERHGLVVLVALGETVISVGISQGLGGDRPITWQLLAGAALSIAVVAVLWWTYFDVAKLVAEHAMQGRPRPDQSRIARDAYSGLHLPMICGLIVLALSLKHVVSSATGTSDHPWHAESVVLLFGGVIVYLGGLIAFQRRAVGMLGRSPIVGIVALLVLLPLAAHTPPLASLGLLLVGVATMIVADRTAFRRRHRQLHERVDPEAAKLTGATPKELLVDLVFVFAFIQVTVLMVRESSVLGVLQGLTLLALLWWAWASFSWVTNAVRHDTAPVRLAMIGVMAVTLVLGIALPQTFEPVPGGLPGASVVVTAYIAGRLVQAALIWHVAREQPELPAVLRQGAVPSTVALTLLAGSIVLDVVVPDDRSTDVIITAIWLVAVLIEIFGNYRTGLRDWRIRTVRHWTDRYALIMLIAFGETIIALGFSAAQEATSVLLVLVLSAAAVAICAIWWSYFHTDAGLAHDALEASRGEERAKLARDAYTYLHLPMVAGLILFAFGLRETLILHGGVLTAHAHALGHYALYVGAVVYLGANQAFWWRVWRRVSGYRISGAVLVAVLAPVTAPLPVLWNIVLLASLGITFAAVEMLAHRRRRVGPVHQPT; encoded by the coding sequence ATGACGGACGGGGGTCCGGCGCCGCCCGAGCTCCGGCGGCGACGGTTCCTCGTCGTGCGCCCCGAGGGGACCGCCGGCGATGTGAGCTGGATGGAGCTCTTCATCGACCTGTTCTTCGTGTTCGCCTTCCTGCGGGTCACCAGCCTGATGGCAAGTCAGCTGCACTGGCTGGGGGTCGTCGAGGGCCTCCTCGTGGTGCTGATGCTGTGGCACTGCTGGAACTCCTGCGCCTGGCTCGGCAACGTCGTCTACCTGGACAAGGGCCTGATGCCGCTGGTCGTGTTCGGAATCGCCACCACGTTGCTGATCATGGGCGTCGCGATTCCGGGCACCTTCACCGCCGAGTCCGGCGGGGTGATCGAACCACTGATCGTCGCCGCCGGCTACCTGTCGATCATCTACACCGTGCTGGTGGTGCTGAGCTTCCTGCACTGGTCGCAGGGCCCTGCCGGTCGTCGCCCGGTGATCGCCTCCTGGCTGACCTACCTGCCGGCCGGGCTGATCCTGGCCTGCGCGGTCTGGCTGCCGCCGAGACTCGACCTGCCGATCGACGACCGGTACGTCCGTACCGCGTTGTTCGCCCTGGTCATTGTGATCAACTTCAGCGCGCTGCGAGTGGTCAGCAGCGGCAACGCACAGGTGGTGTCCGGCAGGCACCTCGCCGAGCGACACGGTCTGGTCGTCCTCGTCGCGCTCGGCGAAACCGTCATCTCTGTCGGCATCAGCCAGGGCCTGGGCGGTGACCGGCCCATCACCTGGCAGCTGCTGGCCGGCGCGGCGCTCAGCATCGCCGTGGTCGCCGTACTCTGGTGGACCTACTTCGACGTGGCCAAGCTCGTGGCGGAACACGCCATGCAGGGGCGGCCCCGGCCCGACCAGTCCCGGATCGCCCGGGACGCCTACAGCGGCCTGCACCTACCGATGATCTGCGGGCTCATCGTGCTCGCGCTCAGCCTGAAACACGTCGTCTCCTCCGCTACCGGCACCTCCGACCATCCCTGGCACGCCGAGAGCGTCGTTCTGCTGTTCGGTGGTGTCATCGTCTACCTCGGCGGGCTGATCGCGTTCCAGCGACGTGCCGTCGGAATGCTCGGGCGCAGCCCGATCGTCGGCATCGTGGCGCTGCTGGTGCTCCTGCCGCTGGCCGCCCACACCCCGCCGCTGGCCTCGCTCGGGCTGCTCCTGGTCGGGGTCGCCACGATGATCGTCGCCGACCGCACCGCGTTCCGGCGACGGCACCGGCAGTTGCACGAGCGGGTCGACCCCGAAGCCGCCAAGCTCACCGGCGCCACCCCGAAGGAACTCCTGGTCGACCTGGTCTTCGTGTTCGCGTTCATCCAGGTCACCGTCCTCATGGTGCGGGAGAGTTCGGTGCTCGGGGTGCTGCAGGGGCTGACCCTGCTGGCGCTGCTCTGGTGGGCCTGGGCGAGCTTCTCCTGGGTGACCAACGCGGTCCGACACGACACCGCCCCGGTCCGCCTGGCGATGATCGGCGTCATGGCGGTGACACTGGTCCTCGGGATCGCGTTGCCGCAGACGTTCGAGCCGGTCCCTGGCGGACTGCCCGGTGCCAGCGTCGTGGTGACCGCGTACATCGCCGGTCGGCTCGTCCAGGCCGCGCTGATCTGGCATGTGGCACGGGAACAACCGGAACTGCCGGCGGTGCTCCGGCAGGGTGCGGTGCCCAGCACAGTGGCGCTGACGCTGCTGGCCGGCAGCATCGTGCTCGACGTGGTCGTCCCCGACGACCGGTCGACTGACGTGATCATCACCGCGATCTGGCTGGTCGCTGTCCTGATCGAGATCTTCGGGAACTACCGGACCGGGCTGCGCGACTGGCGGATCCGGACCGTCCGGCACTGGACCGACCGGTACGCGTTGATCATGCTGATCGCGTTCGGTGAGACCATCATCGCGCTCGGGTTCTCCGCCGCGCAGGAGGCGACCTCCGTACTGCTGGTCCTGGTCCTGTCAGCCGCAGCAGTTGCCATCTGCGCCATCTGGTGGTCCTACTTCCACACCGACGCCGGCCTCGCCCACGACGCCCTGGAAGCGTCCCGGGGCGAGGAGCGGGCGAAGCTGGCCCGCGACGCCTACACCTACCTGCACCTGCCGATGGTCGCCGGGCTGATCCTGTTCGCGTTCGGCCTGCGCGAGACCCTGATCCTGCACGGCGGCGTGCTGACCGCCCACGCGCACGCGCTCGGTCACTACGCGCTCTACGTCGGTGCGGTCGTCTACCTCGGCGCGAATCAGGCGTTCTGGTGGCGGGTCTGGCGGCGGGTCAGCGGCTACCGGATCAGCGGTGCGGTCCTGGTCGCCGTACTCGCGCCGGTCACCGCACCGCTGCCCGTGCTGTGGAACATCGTGTTGCTGGCCAGCCTCGGGATCACCTTCGCTGCGGTCGAGATGCTGGCGCACCGGCGTCGGCGAGTCGGTCCCGTCCACCAACCGACCTGA
- a CDS encoding phosphatase PAP2 family protein, which produces MTAQHHAIDRRVFLRGSAAVAALPVAGSLLTAAPAVAAPATATTATAAGNVPPAPSYPGLPFVDDYLTNTSANRTPQTNAAVRILAGFEQLWTTGSNWDNGVPRSAEVLRANIRYVVKVGEERTDAEAKQAYIFDRQHQSYSAISGLGPLTQPYLAGSLAVTGITAAPDGVPAGRVSDALPPGAPAGSALGAGSTSSALGTVVQLVNTIRGPHASSNPSKSTYQYPRPWRLTDDNKVVETGGIPVLGVPVYAANTAVVPQLLRQRADNPADDGGFPSGHANAAYLAALAFAYAVPERFQELLARASDVADSRIVAGMHSPVDVIGGRILATALAAAVLADPVYAQLKADARRQAAEYLQAATGTSADTLYAYAHSAGPDTDPYADRAANLAKVTPRLTYMLPQARKDTPFTVPKGAEVLLETRLPYLDAEQRREVLRSTGLPGGYPLLDGPEQWGRLNLFAAADGYGSLRRTVRVTMDAAAGGFHAADAWRNDIDGEGMLVKLGTGALTLTGANSYTGGTRLVDGTLVAASERALGDGPVELRGGTLRLDRTAGQVRVRGEYAQSGQATLSVNLTDGGEPPLVVDATATLNGRAALVLALDPQRPPAANVSVPVLRANKLVGTFGSVTVTGIDGWTAEPFHTGTGVSVRLLKTA; this is translated from the coding sequence ATGACTGCACAGCACCATGCGATAGACCGCCGCGTCTTCCTGCGCGGCTCGGCCGCCGTCGCCGCCCTACCGGTGGCCGGCAGCCTGCTCACCGCCGCCCCGGCGGTCGCCGCCCCCGCCACCGCGACAACGGCGACCGCCGCCGGCAACGTACCGCCGGCGCCCAGCTACCCCGGGTTGCCGTTCGTCGACGACTACCTGACCAACACCAGCGCCAACCGGACCCCGCAGACCAACGCGGCGGTCCGGATCCTCGCCGGCTTCGAGCAGCTGTGGACCACCGGCAGCAACTGGGACAACGGCGTACCGCGCAGCGCCGAGGTGCTGCGGGCCAACATCCGGTACGTGGTGAAGGTCGGCGAGGAGCGGACCGACGCCGAGGCGAAGCAGGCGTACATCTTCGACCGGCAGCACCAGAGCTACAGCGCGATCAGCGGCCTCGGCCCGCTGACGCAGCCGTACCTGGCGGGTTCGCTCGCGGTCACCGGCATCACCGCCGCCCCCGACGGGGTGCCAGCCGGGCGGGTCAGCGACGCGCTGCCGCCGGGTGCCCCGGCGGGCTCGGCACTCGGCGCCGGCTCCACCTCGTCGGCGCTGGGCACGGTGGTGCAGCTGGTCAACACGATCCGTGGCCCGCACGCCTCCAGCAACCCGAGCAAGTCCACCTACCAGTATCCGCGACCGTGGCGGCTCACCGACGACAACAAGGTCGTCGAGACCGGCGGCATCCCGGTGCTGGGCGTGCCGGTGTACGCGGCGAACACCGCCGTGGTGCCGCAGCTGCTGCGCCAGCGGGCCGACAACCCGGCCGACGACGGCGGGTTCCCCAGCGGCCACGCCAACGCCGCCTACCTGGCGGCGCTGGCGTTTGCGTACGCCGTACCGGAGCGGTTCCAGGAGTTGCTGGCCCGGGCCAGTGACGTCGCGGACAGCCGGATCGTGGCCGGCATGCACTCGCCGGTGGACGTGATCGGTGGGCGGATCCTGGCCACCGCGCTGGCCGCCGCCGTGCTCGCGGATCCGGTGTACGCGCAGCTCAAGGCCGACGCCCGGCGCCAGGCCGCAGAGTATCTGCAGGCCGCCACCGGCACGAGCGCCGACACGCTGTACGCGTACGCCCACTCGGCCGGGCCGGACACGGACCCGTACGCCGACCGGGCGGCGAACCTGGCGAAGGTGACGCCCCGGCTGACGTACATGCTGCCGCAGGCGCGTAAGGACACCCCGTTCACCGTGCCGAAGGGCGCCGAGGTGCTGCTGGAGACCCGGCTGCCCTACCTGGACGCCGAGCAGCGGCGTGAGGTGCTGCGCAGCACCGGGCTGCCGGGCGGCTACCCGCTGCTGGACGGCCCGGAGCAGTGGGGCCGGCTGAACCTGTTCGCCGCCGCCGACGGCTACGGGTCGCTGCGGCGCACCGTACGGGTCACGATGGACGCCGCCGCCGGTGGCTTCCACGCCGCCGACGCCTGGCGCAACGACATCGACGGCGAGGGAATGCTGGTCAAGCTCGGCACCGGCGCGTTGACCCTGACCGGCGCGAACAGCTACACCGGCGGCACCCGGCTGGTCGACGGCACCCTGGTGGCGGCGTCGGAGCGGGCGTTGGGCGACGGCCCGGTGGAGCTGCGCGGCGGCACGTTGCGGTTGGACCGCACCGCCGGGCAGGTCCGGGTACGCGGCGAGTACGCCCAGTCCGGTCAGGCGACCCTGTCGGTGAACCTGACCGACGGCGGTGAGCCGCCGCTGGTGGTCGACGCGACGGCGACGCTCAACGGTCGGGCGGCCCTGGTGCTGGCCCTGGACCCGCAGCGGCCGCCGGCGGCGAACGTGTCGGTACCGGTGCTGCGGGCCAACAAGCTCGTCGGCACCTTCGGATCGGTCACGGTGACCGGGATCGACGGCTGGACCGCCGAGCCGTTCCACACCGGCACGGGCGTGTCGGTGCGGCTGCTGAAGACCGCCTGA